Proteins encoded in a region of the Diabrotica virgifera virgifera chromosome 4, PGI_DIABVI_V3a genome:
- the LOC126883004 gene encoding uncharacterized protein LOC126883004 — MKFLIYVLATVFVASVSSFGGNDEKFLKKYAMMKIYESCFGEEVVRQIRQELKKACAKCSSLEAPPSSPLPVPSVPEERPLHPHPLQETAGQHPLQPSFEAEKLHQAILAFRPNPTPQQFKPFYPGYGNSPATFYGSPYGNPQISPVQMPFFYPGYPQVPFSPYQLPASVGQQLYGNRLSRNMDVRNQLEILTARMSGRVRNITCVMQELGYLDENLEPNYVRINERISNLPISEELKKDMQEGVGFCQQFSQCVPEVKKDKSPLSRELIRPMFFFKCYKHKKLEACIMKDVREKFSGVSDEEFDSDLDLRRAGKDMKFPKTDQEKEIDSLESSIYEFLYASDSGMDLDGLF, encoded by the exons atgaaatttttaatttacgtCCTGGCTACAGTATTTGTAGCCAGTGTTTCTTCATTTGGAGGCAACGATGAAaagtttttaaagaaatatgcAATGATGAAG ATATATGAAAGTTGTTTTGGCGAAGAAGTAGTGCGACAAATACGACAGGAATTAAAAAAGGCATGCGCGAAGTGCTCTAGTTTAGAAGCTCCGCCAAGCTCGCCTCTCCCTGTGCCTTCTGTACCAGAAGAAAGACCTCTACATCCACATCCACTTCAAGAGACCGCCGGACAACATCCCTTACAACCTTCTTTCGAAGCAGAAAAATTACACCAAGCTATTTTAGCTTTCAGGCCG AATCCAACACCTCAACAATTTAAACCATTTTATCCAGGATATGGCAACAGTCCAGCTACATTTTACGGATCACCTTACGGCAATCCACAGATTTCACCAGTACAAATGCCATTCTTCTACCCAGGATATCCACAGGTGCCATTTTCTCCATACCAACTTCCAGCATCAGTTGGCCAGCAACTGTATGGAAATAGATTATCG AGAAACATGGATGTTCGAAACCAGTTAGAAATTTTGACTGCCAGAATGAGTGGAAGAGTACGAAACATCACCTGTGTTATGCAAGAACTGGGTTACTTAGATGAAAACTTGGAACCAAATTATGTTAGAATAAATGAAAGGATTAGCAACCTCCCAATATCCGAAGAATTGAAAAAAGACATGCAAGAAGGGGTCGGATTTTGCCAACAATTTTCG CAATGTGTACCTGAGGTTAAAAAAGATAAATCACCACTCTCAAGAGAACTGATCCGGCCAATGTTCTTCTTCAAATGCTACAAACACAAAAAACTCGAAGCCTGTATTATGAAAGATGTCAGGGAAAAGTTCTCAGGAGTCTCGGACGAAGAGTTCGACAGCGATTTGGATTTGAGAAGGGCAGGAAAGGACATGAAATTTCCCAAAACTGACCAGGAAAAGGAAATTGATAGCCTAGAATCTTCGATATACGAGTTTTTATACGCTAGTGATAGTGGAATGGATCTTGATGGATTATTTTAA